A single Tachypleus tridentatus isolate NWPU-2018 chromosome 9, ASM421037v1, whole genome shotgun sequence DNA region contains:
- the LOC143226381 gene encoding soma ferritin-like, which yields MATSQPRQNYHVECEAGVNKQINMELYASYVYTSMAYYFNRDDVALKGFYKFFKSSSDEEREHAEKLMKYQNMRGGRIVLQNIQKPSVEDWGTGLDAMQAALDLEKTVNQSLLDLHRTASNHNDVQMCDFLETEYLKEQVESIKQLSDYVTNLKRVGSGLGEFMFDKETLKGEDD from the exons atgGCAACCAGTCAACCAAGACAAAATTATCATGTAGAATGTGAAGCTGGAGTGAACAAACAGATTAATATGGAATTATATGCAAGCTATGTGTACACGTCTATG GCATATTATTTCAATCGAGATGATGTAGCTTTGAAAGGGTTCTACAAGTTTTTTAAGAGTTCAAGTGACGAAGAGCGAGAGCATGCTGAGAAATTGATGAAGTACCAAAATATGAGAGGAGGGCGTATTGTGTTGCAAAATATCcag AAACCTAGTGTTGAAGACTGGGGAACTGGATTGGATGCTATGCAGGCTGCTTTGGATCTGGAAAAGACTGTTAATCAGTCTCTTTTGGACCTACATCGCACAGCTTCTAACCACAATGATGTTCAG ATGTGCGACTTCTTGGAGACAGAATATTTGAAGGAGCAAGTGGAGTCAATCAAACAGCTTTCCGACTATGTAACCAACTTGAAACGTGTCGGTTCTGGTTTGGGCGAGTTCATGTTTGACAAGGAAACATTGAAGGGAGAAGATGATTGA